The Pyrenophora tritici-repentis strain M4 chromosome Unknown M4_contig_00044, whole genome shotgun sequence DNA segment CCCAGAAGTAGTTCCGCAGGATCGCCTGATTGGGAGTGCAAGGAGATATGAGTTGAAGGTCGAACAGCACCTATTCGAGCGCGCATGTGTGGATTCGGCGATAAAGACCGCAGGCCTataacgccgccgccatgTATCCGCCTCATCGTCTATGACCGGATTACGGGGCGAGAGCTGGACTTC contains these protein-coding regions:
- a CDS encoding Velvet domain containing protein, producing MCGFGDKDRRPITPPPCIRLIVYDRITGRELDFNDIDSTTLSSWWTSGTRK